In Candidatus Methylomirabilis sp., a genomic segment contains:
- a CDS encoding response regulator, whose protein sequence is MARRDGGDALHAVAAELERLEGEVVRFLTTFGQALDQLREQVLLLQASPGPAGEVKRAPAALIPAAEPVAQAAGAAVAPEPEPRKAAAGAPVEGPRGRILIIDDEAFILTVIRDVLQATGFEVLTAKNGLEGIETARRERPEVIILDVMMSGIDGYETCRRLKREEATRDAAVVMLTALEKEQFNTKAFKAGAGWTVTKSLDPAKLISTVGLAMDSRRRKGP, encoded by the coding sequence ATGGCGCGCAGGGACGGTGGGGACGCGCTCCACGCCGTGGCGGCCGAGCTGGAGCGGCTGGAGGGAGAGGTGGTCCGCTTCCTCACGACCTTCGGCCAGGCGCTGGACCAGCTCCGGGAGCAGGTCCTGCTCCTCCAGGCGAGCCCGGGCCCAGCGGGCGAGGTGAAGCGAGCGCCCGCCGCTCTCATCCCGGCGGCGGAGCCGGTGGCCCAGGCCGCCGGCGCGGCCGTCGCGCCGGAGCCGGAGCCGCGCAAGGCGGCCGCGGGTGCGCCCGTGGAGGGACCGCGGGGGCGGATCCTGATCATCGACGACGAGGCCTTCATCCTCACCGTGATTCGCGATGTGCTGCAGGCTACCGGCTTCGAGGTGCTCACGGCCAAGAACGGCCTCGAGGGGATCGAGACGGCCCGGCGGGAGCGCCCCGAGGTGATCATCCTGGACGTCATGATGTCCGGCATCGACGGCTACGAGACCTGCCGCCGGTTGAAGCGGGAGGAGGCCACCCGGGATGCCGCCGTCGTCATGCTGACGGCGCTGGAGAAGGAGCAGTTCAACACCAAAGCCTTCAAGGCTGGCGCGGGGTGGACGGTCACCAAATCCCTCGATCCGGCCAAGCTCATCAGCACCGTCGGCCTCGCCATGGACAGCCGCCGCCGGAAGGGGCCCTGA
- a CDS encoding enoyl-CoA hydratase-related protein: MAADVLLVEVDEGIATLTINRPDVLNALDDAVRTRLNETLAAIEQDPAVGAVIVTGAGDRAFVSGADIRALAAKGPQHRLAHGLAETFWTLEHLPQPTIAAVNGFALGGGCELALACDLRIASERARFGQPEVNLGILPGAGGTQRLARLVGVGKAKELIFTGAIIDAAEARGIGLVNQVVPHTELLPRSRELARLILSKGPLAVRLAKAAITVGMADGMAPGLAFEKMAQAFLFTTDDRAEGMQAFLEKRPPRFRGQ; the protein is encoded by the coding sequence ATGGCTGCCGATGTCCTCCTGGTGGAGGTGGATGAGGGCATCGCCACCCTCACCATCAATCGTCCCGACGTCCTGAACGCCCTCGACGACGCGGTCAGGACTCGCCTGAACGAGACGCTCGCCGCCATCGAGCAGGACCCCGCGGTCGGCGCGGTGATCGTCACGGGCGCGGGGGACCGGGCCTTCGTGAGCGGGGCCGACATCCGGGCCCTCGCGGCGAAGGGCCCCCAGCACCGGCTGGCCCACGGCCTGGCCGAGACGTTCTGGACCCTGGAGCACCTGCCCCAGCCGACCATCGCCGCCGTGAACGGATTCGCCCTGGGGGGCGGCTGCGAGCTGGCCCTCGCGTGTGACCTCCGGATCGCCAGCGAGCGGGCCCGCTTCGGGCAGCCGGAGGTGAACCTGGGGATCCTCCCGGGGGCCGGGGGGACCCAGCGGCTGGCCCGCCTGGTCGGCGTCGGGAAGGCGAAGGAACTCATCTTCACCGGCGCGATCATTGACGCCGCCGAGGCCAGGGGCATCGGGCTCGTCAACCAGGTGGTCCCCCACACGGAGCTCCTGCCGCGATCCCGGGAGCTGGCCCGCCTCATCCTGAGCAAGGGGCCGCTCGCGGTCCGGCTGGCCAAGGCGGCCATCACCGTGGGGATGGCGGACGGGATGGCCCCCGGCCTGGCCTTCGAGAAGATGGCCCAGGCGTTCCTCTTCACGACGGACGACCGGGCGGAGGGGATGCAGGCGTTCCTGGAGAAGCGGCCGCCCCGCTTCCGGGGGCAGTAG
- a CDS encoding chlorite dismutase family protein, with protein sequence MAEKEPKERQKRQYVRYAAYRVDPTWRRLPQEERDATRKEFLAALEESRATVTIRSYSCLGTRGDCDFLLWTISDRLEAFQELQARFLKTGLGKYLAVSHSYLGMTKRSLYVDKHVHEGQEGVRLAVKPGEARYLFVYPFVKTRDWYRLSRSARQGMMDEHITVGHRYPTVKLNTTYSFGLDDQEFIVAFESDVPADFLDLVMELRETEASRYTLRDTPILTGIAVPAAEMLDLLG encoded by the coding sequence ATGGCGGAGAAGGAACCGAAGGAGCGGCAGAAGCGCCAGTACGTGCGCTACGCGGCCTACCGGGTGGATCCGACCTGGCGGCGCCTCCCGCAGGAGGAGCGGGACGCGACCCGGAAGGAATTCCTGGCCGCGCTGGAGGAGTCCCGGGCGACCGTCACGATCCGGAGCTACTCCTGCCTGGGCACCCGGGGGGACTGCGACTTCCTCCTCTGGACGATCAGCGATCGCCTGGAGGCGTTCCAGGAGCTCCAGGCGCGGTTCCTGAAGACCGGGCTGGGGAAGTACCTGGCCGTTTCCCACTCCTACCTGGGGATGACCAAGCGCTCCCTGTACGTGGACAAGCACGTCCACGAGGGGCAGGAGGGGGTCCGCCTGGCGGTCAAGCCCGGGGAGGCCAGGTACCTCTTCGTCTACCCCTTCGTGAAGACCCGCGACTGGTACCGCCTGTCCCGCTCGGCCCGCCAGGGGATGATGGACGAGCACATCACCGTCGGGCATCGGTACCCGACCGTGAAGCTGAACACCACCTACTCCTTCGGCCTGGACGATCAGGAGTTCATCGTCGCCTTCGAGTCCGATGTCCCGGCCGATTTCCTGGACCTGGTGATGGAGCTCCGGGAGACGGAGGCCAGCCGCTACACGTTGCGGGACACCCCGATCCTGACCGGGATCGCGGTCCCGGCGGCGGAGATGCTGGATCTGCTGGGGTAA
- a CDS encoding Gfo/Idh/MocA family oxidoreductase, translated as MSGVRFILLGTGFFGRKWLETLKAHPDCALAAVVSRTPERAAATAAELGLSAPAFASLEEACRRVAADAALVTLPQALHRDAIVRALSHGLHVLTEKPLALDMTEGSAILEAARARRDRWVMVNQNFRWRAPVQALRQALLAGAIGRPQAILHECAMDNRRATVGGWREALPDPYLQDMAIHHFDLLRYLTGLEAEEVFIRAFRPSWTWFAGRPAAAGFLRFGDAAVSYSGTFAARGRETLPEGVITLTGEGGTLRLDERGEVTLYREGRATPLPRPALPREDLAATLDQFVAAVRGRTQPETRLEDNLKSFAIVCAALESSQTGRPVAVPPLLTSLSL; from the coding sequence ATGTCCGGCGTGCGCTTCATCCTCCTCGGGACCGGCTTCTTCGGGCGGAAGTGGCTGGAGACTCTGAAGGCCCACCCCGACTGCGCTCTCGCGGCGGTGGTCTCCCGCACCCCCGAGCGGGCGGCCGCCACGGCCGCGGAGCTCGGCCTGTCCGCACCCGCCTTCGCCAGCCTGGAGGAGGCCTGCCGGCGCGTGGCGGCGGACGCGGCCCTCGTGACGCTCCCTCAGGCGCTGCACCGGGACGCCATCGTCCGCGCGCTCAGCCACGGCCTGCACGTCCTCACCGAGAAGCCGCTGGCCCTGGACATGACCGAGGGCTCGGCCATCCTGGAGGCCGCCCGCGCGCGCCGCGATCGGTGGGTGATGGTCAACCAGAACTTCCGCTGGCGGGCGCCCGTTCAGGCCCTCCGGCAGGCCCTCCTGGCCGGGGCGATCGGGCGGCCCCAGGCCATCCTCCACGAGTGCGCCATGGACAACCGCCGGGCCACGGTCGGCGGCTGGCGGGAGGCGCTCCCCGACCCGTACCTCCAGGACATGGCCATCCACCACTTCGACCTGCTCCGCTACCTCACCGGCCTCGAGGCCGAGGAGGTGTTCATTCGAGCCTTCCGGCCTTCCTGGACCTGGTTCGCCGGCCGGCCGGCCGCCGCGGGCTTTCTCCGGTTCGGCGATGCCGCCGTTTCGTACAGCGGCACCTTCGCGGCTCGCGGCCGGGAGACCCTCCCTGAGGGGGTCATCACCCTCACGGGGGAGGGCGGGACGCTCCGGCTCGATGAGCGCGGGGAGGTGACCCTGTACCGGGAGGGCCGAGCGACCCCCCTCCCGCGCCCGGCCCTTCCGCGGGAGGACCTCGCGGCCACCCTGGACCAGTTCGTCGCCGCCGTCCGGGGCCGGACCCAACCCGAGACCCGCCTCGAAGACAATCTGAAGTCGTTCGCCATCGTCTGTGCCGCCCTCGAGTCGAGTCAAACCGGTCGGCCGGTGGCGGTCCCTCCCCTCCTGACCTCGCTCTCGTTGTGA